One region of Quercus lobata isolate SW786 chromosome 2, ValleyOak3.0 Primary Assembly, whole genome shotgun sequence genomic DNA includes:
- the LOC115975028 gene encoding protein phosphatase 1 regulatory subunit INH3-like, with the protein MARPMSATARPTQSSSPSVTVTTTVASQSQQPPHQHQQQQQQQSQPETLVLRLNRKKKKVTWKEDTVDNEFMQKKSSKKCCIFHKQKPFDDDDTDSDSDHDPDPDHDHDHDHNHDHASCSSSHHS; encoded by the coding sequence ATGGCGAGACCCATGAGCGCCACCGCGCGACCAACACAGTCCTCGTCACCCTCCGTGACCGTCACTACCACCGTCGCATCTCAGTCCCAACAACCACCccatcaacatcaacaacaacaacaacaacaatcacaacctGAAACCCTAGTCCTCCGCCTCAACCgcaagaagaagaaggtgactTGGAAGGAAGACACCGTGGACAACGAGTTCATGCAGAAGAAGAGCTCCAAGAAGTGCTGCATCTTCCACAAGCAGAAGCCCTTCGACGACGACGATACTGACAGCGACAGCGACCACGATCCCGATCCCGATCACGATCACGATCACGACCACAACCACGACCAcgcttcttgttcttcttcccATCACTCATGA
- the LOC115975029 gene encoding adenylate kinase, chloroplastic-like isoform X1, with protein MACGVNLWTIPQPKPQSSYSSSSSSLKPPLTSQLSLLFPNFNNSTLSLRFHTTLSRSRLTKSHSPNAPPPHFMVMASTKNPGEALKIMISGAPASGKGTQCELITQKYGLVHVAAGDLLRAEVAAGSDNGRQAKEFMEKGQLVPDEIVVMMVKERLLLPDAEENGWLLDGYPRSLSQATALKKFGFEPDLFILLEVPEDILVERVIGRRLDPVTGKIYHLKYSPPETEEIAARLTQRFDDTEEKVKLRLRTHHQNVEAVLSMFKDITVKIDGNGSKEDVFAQIDGWLTKLLEQRKATSESLAA; from the exons ATGGCGTGCGGCGTAAATTTGTGGACGATACCACAGCCAAAGCCGCAGTCttcctattcttcttcttcttcttctttaaaaccACCTCTCACTTCacaattatcattattattccCAAATTTCAACAATTCCACCCTCTCCCTCCGTTTCCATACAACCCTATCCCGCTCTCGTCTTACCAAATCCCACTCGCCAAATGCTCCTCCTCCTCACTTCATG GTAATGGCATCTACTAAGAACCCAGGAGAGGCTCTCAAAATTATGATATCTGGGGCCCCGGCTTCTGGTAAAGGAACCCAATGTGAGCTTATCACTCAAAAA TATGGTCTGGTGCATGTTGCTGCTGGAGATTTACTCAGGGCAGAAGTTGCAGCTGGTAGTGATAATGGAAGGCAAGCAAAGGAATTCATGGAGAAAGGACAATTGGTCCCAGATGAAATAGTTGTTATG ATGGTCAAGGAGCGTCTATTGCTGCCAGATGCTGAAGAAAATGGTTGGCTTTTGGATGGATACCCAAGGAGCTTATCACAAGCAACTGCTCTTAAGAAATTTGGGTTTGAGCCAGATCTTTTCATTCTCCTTGAA GTCCCTGAAGATATCCTTGTTGAGAGAGTCATTGGACGAAGGTTAGATCCTGTTACTGGGAAGATATACCACTTGAAGTATTCTCCCCCAGAAACTGAAGAAATTGCTGCGAGGCTTACTCAACGATTTGATGACACGGAAGAAAAG GTAAAGTTGCGGTTGCGCACTCATCATCAAAATGTGGAGGCAGTTCTTTCAATGTTTAAAGACATAACAGTGAAG ATTGATGGAAATGGTTCCAAAGAGGATGTGTTTGCCCAAATTGATGGTTGGCTGACAAAACTTCTTGAGCAAAGGAAGGCTACTTCAGAATCTTTGGCAGCATAA
- the LOC115975029 gene encoding adenylate kinase 2, chloroplastic-like isoform X2, whose translation MSMYEQVMASTKNPGEALKIMISGAPASGKGTQCELITQKYGLVHVAAGDLLRAEVAAGSDNGRQAKEFMEKGQLVPDEIVVMMVKERLLLPDAEENGWLLDGYPRSLSQATALKKFGFEPDLFILLEVPEDILVERVIGRRLDPVTGKIYHLKYSPPETEEIAARLTQRFDDTEEKVKLRLRTHHQNVEAVLSMFKDITVKIDGNGSKEDVFAQIDGWLTKLLEQRKATSESLAA comes from the exons ATGAGTATGTATGAGCAGGTAATGGCATCTACTAAGAACCCAGGAGAGGCTCTCAAAATTATGATATCTGGGGCCCCGGCTTCTGGTAAAGGAACCCAATGTGAGCTTATCACTCAAAAA TATGGTCTGGTGCATGTTGCTGCTGGAGATTTACTCAGGGCAGAAGTTGCAGCTGGTAGTGATAATGGAAGGCAAGCAAAGGAATTCATGGAGAAAGGACAATTGGTCCCAGATGAAATAGTTGTTATG ATGGTCAAGGAGCGTCTATTGCTGCCAGATGCTGAAGAAAATGGTTGGCTTTTGGATGGATACCCAAGGAGCTTATCACAAGCAACTGCTCTTAAGAAATTTGGGTTTGAGCCAGATCTTTTCATTCTCCTTGAA GTCCCTGAAGATATCCTTGTTGAGAGAGTCATTGGACGAAGGTTAGATCCTGTTACTGGGAAGATATACCACTTGAAGTATTCTCCCCCAGAAACTGAAGAAATTGCTGCGAGGCTTACTCAACGATTTGATGACACGGAAGAAAAG GTAAAGTTGCGGTTGCGCACTCATCATCAAAATGTGGAGGCAGTTCTTTCAATGTTTAAAGACATAACAGTGAAG ATTGATGGAAATGGTTCCAAAGAGGATGTGTTTGCCCAAATTGATGGTTGGCTGACAAAACTTCTTGAGCAAAGGAAGGCTACTTCAGAATCTTTGGCAGCATAA